From the genome of bacterium:
ATAGGGTCACTGCTGAGGATGATGATTGGCCGAGTATTAAAGAAGGAAGACGGTAATTTAGTGGCCAGTGGTCAGCCCCTCCCCCCGGTTCTTCTTTTCTTCAGGTATTTCCACTCTTGACAATGCGGAGTTAAATTGACTATATTTTATATAAAGTTTAATTTTTTTAATTTTTTCAGGAGGGGGAACCATGAAAAAGGTATTAGTCTTCAATGTGGTTTTAGGAATCGCAGGAATAATGTCCGTGGCCATTCTGGCAGTTTCCGTCCTGCAATCCGGGGCAGCCCGGCCCCCCGTCGGTGACCTGAATGGAGATGGAGTATTGACTCCGCAGGACGCACTTTTGGTCTTTAACTGCTATCTTGGAAGAGTTTCCTGTTCTGCTCAGGCGGACATAAACCAGGATGGCAGTGTCACTCCCGAAGATGCCCTGTGTTTGTTCAAGAAGTACTTAGGGCAACCATCCTGCCTGGATGGAGGAGGAACACCAGGAGGGAACGGGAAGGCTAAAGTTGATGACTGGCAGGAAGAGTGGACATCAAACAGCTCTGGGGGGGGATACACTCCTTTCTTTCCTGCCATGTATGGCATCGCTGCCGGTGGAGCAATGGCTTCTTCTTCCTCCATCGGCCTTTCAACGGGTGGAGCAAAGGATATCAACAACTTCCGTTCGAATATCAAAAACGGCTATCTTCCCATTCCTAGCGATGTGACCTATGAAGGGCTGTTCTATGACTATTATTTCGACACTGGCCAGCAGGGTGAGTGCCAGAAGCTTTTTTGCCCTTCCTACAGCATGGCTGTCTCCCGGGATATCTTTTCTGAAAAGGAAGACTATTACCTGTCGGTTGGATTGAATTCGGGCATCGAGGCGGGTGATTTTCAGAGGAAGAAATTGAACCTGGTTATTGTTCTGGACATTTCAGGCTCGATGGGGTCGTCTTTTGACTCCTACTATTATGACCGGTTTGGCGTCTGGCATGAAATCAAGGAAAGTGAGAGCGTCGGGAAGAGCAAGATCCGGGTTGCTACCGAATCCATTGCTGCCCTTATTGATCATCTCAAGGATGATGACCGCTTCGGTATGGTTTGCTTTGACGATCGGGCTTATTTGTCCAAGCCATTGAGACTGGTTGGAGAAACGGACATGCAGGCCATCAAGGATCACGTTATGGAGCTTACCAGCCGTGGGGGGACGAATATGTCTGCCGGGATGAAAAAAGGGACTGAGCTTTTTAATGAATATCTGGACATAGATCACTCCCAATATGAAAACAGGATCATTTTTTTGACTGATGCCATGCCAAACACGGAGGACACCAGCGAAACAGGGCTCCTCGGTATGGCTAAAAAGAATGCCAATAACAAGGTATACAGCACCTTTATCGGCATCGGAGTCGATTTTAACACCGAGCTGGTGGAATATATAACCAAGGTGCGAGGCGCCAATTACTATTCCGTTCATTCCTCGGCTCAATTCAAGGAGCAGATGGATGAGAACTTCGATTATATGGTTACACCTCTGGTCTTCAATCTGGAGCTGCGCCTTGAGGCGTCAGGCTATGAGATTGCCAAGGTGTACGGGTCTCCTGAAGCCAACGAGGCAACCGGCGAGATCATGAAAGTCAATACCCTGTTTCCATCCAGCAAAACAGAAGAAGGAACCAGGGGCGGTGTCGTCCTGCTGAAACTCAAAAAGATAGCGAACGATGCCGGGATAAAGTTGACAGTATCGTATGAGGACAGAGAAGGAAAGACTGACCGTGTGAGCGAAGAGATAGTTTTTGGCAGTCAGGAGCAGGAATTTTTTGCCAACACGGGAGTGAGAAAGGCTGTCCTGCTTTCCAGCTATGCGGATCTGCTGAAAAACTGGATTATCGATGAGCGCAAAAGCAAGGCCCGCCATGAGCCGGTTGTACCTGCGGTTACCTATGAAAAGGGCATCGTCATTCCTATCCCCTGTCCCTGTCCAACCCTGCTGGGTGAATGGGAGCGCCAGTCGGTCAATCTCACGGTTTCCAGGGAATACAAGCAATTGTTCAAGGAATTTGCCGAACACTTTAAAGATGAAATGAAGGCCATCGGTGACGAGACCTTGCAGCAGGAAGTTGATGTGCTGGAGAAATTGAGCTTGTATTAACGGCCTGTCCGCTTGAGGCTGGGTAGGATTGACGATGAAACCGCGTGCGGTACCTGGTGGACCCGTTTTGCCCGGGTAGCCTTGATTCCTCTTTGATGAAATAATGCCTTAACCGCTCATTGGCATGGCCCCAACGGTTCGGACCAATGATGACCACATCCCGGATCGATGCCGCACATCGATCCGGGATCGACTATTTTAACAGTGAAAGTACAGTTACAATTACTCCTGTATAAGCAATCAAAAGACCGGCAACCCAACCGACCACCCATTTGATAACACCAGATTTTACCTGTTCTATCTCCTTCGTAAGCCTCAACTCCGTCTCTTTGATTTCTTTGGTCAGTTTAAGCTCTGTTTCTCGAAGATCACCTTTCGTCGCTAATTCCAGCTTATGGTCATTTATCAAGGTCTCGATGTCTTTTACTATAGTCTGAGCTTCTTCTTTAGTGTAAGTCTTTGAGAAAATATTGAATAATTCCATTACCTCTACGCTCATCTTGTAGCCGCCTTTGCTTCTTCAGTTTCACCCCTGATAAATCTATCGATAGTAAGATAATAGATATTAGTGTATATTGTCAAACAAATAATTCACCAATAATTCACCATTGTGATTTCCTTAATAAGACCACCAGGGGGTTACATCCAGGAGGAATTGCTGGGTCACACATCCGCCCAGGCTGTCATAGCCGGTGATCTGAACCAGATACTGGCCGGGGTACTGGGTCTGGATAGTAAAGACTCCATCATTGCTGACTGCCCCGATGTTACAGGAATAGAATATCTTCTGATCATCGGGATCGAACATTTTCAGCTCAGACAGGGTGAAAAGCTCTCCTGCCCGGCATTGCTGAGGCGATTGGATTTGTTCAACGACGATTGGAGGATGGTTTAACCATGTCCCCCTGTTAATGCAGAAGAGATTGAATGAGCTCACGGCAGCCATTCCCCGGGAATCACGGACTGTGACGACGCACTGAAAAGAGCCTTCAAACTGGGGAGTAAAAGCGATAACCCCCCGGAAAGGATCGATGATGCTTTCCATCCACGGGCCATATTGATACGAAGGAAGTCCATTCAGGGTAGCCGAATAGGTCAGAATGTCACCCGGATCCGAATCCGTGGCCGTTATGGTATAGACATTGGTAATGACCTGATCATCGGACATCGACAATCCCCCCATAATAATATCCCGCTGACTGGGAACTTGGCCTACCTCAAAGCACTGATCAGAAAGCTGCTCAATTTTTGGAGGGTTATTGGTCACCGGATAATTGACCACCGAAACGGGGAAGGTTTCCACATCGGAAAGCCTCCCGTCGGATACCTCACAGGTGACGATAAGCTCTTCCAGTACCTGCCCCTGCATCCGCAGAACAATGACATTGGGCAGGTACGAAAAGCCGCTGTTAATCAGCGCATACTGGAGATTCCTGAAATGCTCCTCTCCGGAAATCCACTGAGTTATGGGCACATTCCACTTGGGGATAGCGGTAATGCCAAAGTAAGTGCGCAAATATTGGGCATAATTTGGTATAGGTATCGCGTTGCCGGTAGCAGGATCCTGGTAAATCAACGGGATCCTGCTGTACAGGTAGGGAGCTTCCACCCCCTGAGCTCCCGGCCCGCCGACCGTAAGCCTGAAGCTGAGGGCATCTCCCTTCCTGCCGTTGACAAACCTCCTGTTGCCTTCCGAGTCGATGGCGTAGAGCAGGTTTTCATCTTTGTAATTGGTGAATACATCAGAGGGGACATCCATCATGGTGGGTACTCTCGTTACCGGGTCTCTCGGTTTATCATAACAGAGCGCTTTTCCGTTCGGATCAAGGCACCATGTGCCAAGGTCCGGATCTTCGGCAAAAATGAGCCTGCTGCTGTATTGGCCGGTCTGGTCAAACAGGAGGGCGTAGAGCGGGCCGATCCGGAACAGGTAGGGGGCGCGGTTTTTATAGGGAGATTTTTTGAAAAAGATAATGTCATCCAACCGATACTGGTTGCCCCTTACCTGAATAGCCGTGATCTCCTTGAGGTTCTCACCGGTGGCCTTGAAGACAGCCTGCCTGATATCGATATTGACTGCATGCCAGGTTCCATCCTGAAACTGC
Proteins encoded in this window:
- a CDS encoding VWA domain-containing protein; this translates as MKKVLVFNVVLGIAGIMSVAILAVSVLQSGAARPPVGDLNGDGVLTPQDALLVFNCYLGRVSCSAQADINQDGSVTPEDALCLFKKYLGQPSCLDGGGTPGGNGKAKVDDWQEEWTSNSSGGGYTPFFPAMYGIAAGGAMASSSSIGLSTGGAKDINNFRSNIKNGYLPIPSDVTYEGLFYDYYFDTGQQGECQKLFCPSYSMAVSRDIFSEKEDYYLSVGLNSGIEAGDFQRKKLNLVIVLDISGSMGSSFDSYYYDRFGVWHEIKESESVGKSKIRVATESIAALIDHLKDDDRFGMVCFDDRAYLSKPLRLVGETDMQAIKDHVMELTSRGGTNMSAGMKKGTELFNEYLDIDHSQYENRIIFLTDAMPNTEDTSETGLLGMAKKNANNKVYSTFIGIGVDFNTELVEYITKVRGANYYSVHSSAQFKEQMDENFDYMVTPLVFNLELRLEASGYEIAKVYGSPEANEATGEIMKVNTLFPSSKTEEGTRGGVVLLKLKKIANDAGIKLTVSYEDREGKTDRVSEEIVFGSQEQEFFANTGVRKAVLLSSYADLLKNWIIDERKSKARHEPVVPAVTYEKGIVIPIPCPCPTLLGEWERQSVNLTVSREYKQLFKEFAEHFKDEMKAIGDETLQQEVDVLEKLSLY